The window CGAGGCGAGCGCGACCAAGATGGCCCCCCGGTCCACGAGCAGGGGCACGAGTAAGCCCAGGAAGGCGAGCGGGAAGATCACGCCCACCCCGAGCGCAGCGGGATCGGGCAGGATGCCGCCCGCCAGCGCCCCGGCGAGCGTGGCCGCGTTCCACACGACATACAGGCTGAGTTCCGCGCCCAGCAGGAAGGCGAAGCTCAGGCCCCCCGGCTCGCCCGGCCCGCGCACGACCGCCATCCCGTACGCCTCGTCGGTGAGGAATTGGGCGGCGATCGCCCGTTGCGTGCGGGTCAGGGGCACCTGCCGCGCGAGGCTCAGGCCGTACAGCACATGCCGGACGTTGAGGAGAAAGGTGGTGGCGACGATGCCCAGCGCCGAGGCTCCCCCGGCGAAGAGGCCCGCCGCCGCGAACTGGGACGCTCCGGCAAAGACGGTCAGGCTCATCAGTTGGGTCTCCCCCACCCCCAACCCCGCCGCCCGCGCCGTGACCGCGTAGGCGACGGCGAAGGGGATCACGCCCAGCCACAGCGGCATCAGGGCCCGGAAGCCGCGCCAGAACGGGGGCCAGAAGGATGGGGGGGACACGGCGACCATGCCCGCGAGCCTAGCGGGCCGGGAGCGCTCCCGTCTTGAACGATCCTGCTGCGCCGGGAGCTGGGCGGAGGTACGCCCCCGGCGGCACCCCCACCACCCGCTTGAACACCCGGGTCAGGTGGGCCTGATCGGCGAACCCAGCGGTGAGGGCCGCCTCGGCGGGAGAGGCTCCGCCGTCGAGCAGGCACCGGGCGAGGCGCACGCGGGCCGTCATCTGGTAGGTGTGCGGCGGCACGCCGAGCACGGCGCTAAACGACCGCGCCAGATGCGCGGGGCTCAGGCCCACCCGCGCCGCGAGCCCGGTCAGGGTGACGCCCGCCTCCGGGTGCGCGTCGAGAAAGGCGCGGGCCTCGCCGACCGCGCGGGGAACGGGGATTATGTCCTGGCGGGGCCGAGCGTCCGCGTACCGGGCCACGAGGCGGGCCAACGCCGCGCGCAGCAGCGTCTCGCGGGCCAGGGGGGAGGCGCCGGGCCGCGTCAGGGCGGCGTGGGCGAGGCGAACGTGGGCGGCGAGGTCGGGGTCCTCCACACTGGCCTCCCGAAATCCCACCCCAGGCGCCACTCCCGCCCCGGCGAGCCAATCGGGGCCCAGGTACAGCACCCGGTAGGCCCACCCCTGGGGCGCGGCGGCCTCCCCGGTGTGGACCTCGCCGGGGGGCACCACGACCACGCTGCCCGCCGGGGCGACGACCTGCCCGCCCCGGAACCGGAAGCCCTCCGCCCCTCCCTCGATCACGCCTAGCACGAGCGCCTCGTGGGTGTGGGGCAGGAAGCGGTGGGTGACGTACCGCGCCGTCAGCGTCTCCACCTCCGGCAGGTCCGGGCTCCGGGTGAAGGTGGCGCGCTCACCCGCCGAGGTCCCAGCCCTCACGCCTCTCCCGTCCAGTCGGCGACGAGCGAGACGGGGCGGGGCAGGGTGGACAGCCGCCGGAAGGTGCCGGGCAGGTCGTCCGGTCTGACCGTGACCGCGAACAGCCGTTCCAGCAGAGGGTCGGCGCGGTCCCACAGCCACCGCGCGTAAGCGGCGTAGTCCTCCCCGTCGCTGGAGGCCGTCACGGTCAGCTCGCGGGTGTGGAAGGCGGGGGGCAGGCTCAGCGTTCCCCAGTTCCCGTCCGACAGCACGCAGGCCCGGCCCCTGGGGCGCAAGTGTTCCAGCAGCTCCGCGAAGCCCGATGGGGACGCGCTGCACTCGAACCCCACGTCGAAGGAGTCGTGGGACAGACCTCCGGGAGGCAAAGCCACGGCCCCGAACTCCTCGGCCAAGGCACGGCGCTCCTCGTCCGGTTCCAGCACGGTCACGTCCCGCACGCCCCGCCGGGTCAGGTTGAACACGGTCAGGAGGCCCAGCAATCCCACGCCAGCGACCAGCACCCGCTCGCCCGGCTGAGGGTCGACTTTGCAAACGCCCTTGTGTGTCTCCTCGCCCAGAATGGCGGCGAGGGCCACCCGGTCAGGGACGTGATCGGGAACGGGGAGTACCGTGGAAGCAGAGTGCAGCCCGCCGCTCGCATGGCCGAGTGTGGTCACCACCCGGCCTCCGGGAGTCAAGGACACCCCCTCCCCCACCGCCTCCACCACACCGAGCGTCTGGTAGCCGAGGGGGCAGGGATAAACCGCGCCGGACGCCCGGCCCTCCACCACGCTCAACTCCGACCCGACGCTCACGGCACTCAGACGGGTCCGCACCCACACCTCGCCGGGACCGGGTGGGGGTAGCACTTCCTCTTCCCAGAGGAACGTGCGTGGGGCGCTCAGCACCAGGCGGCGGACTCTCATCAGATCACCCGCCGATTGGGAAGAGTCTGACCACGGCCCAAACGCCGCTCCAGCGCGCGGACGAGGCGGGTCAGGGTGAAGGTCAGCACGAAGTACACGGCGGCGAGGACGGCGTACACCTCGAACTGGCGGTAGGTGACGCCCGTGATGTACTTGCCCTGGGCGAAGAGTTCCTGGAGGGTGACGGCGCTGGCGAGGCTGCTGCCCAAAATGAGGCTGACGAACTCGTTGCCCAGCGCGGGCAGCGCGACCCGCCACGCCTGCGGCAGCACCACGAAGCGCAGCGCCTGCGCGCGGCTCAGGCCCAGGCTCCGCGCGGCCTCGATCTGCCCAGACGGCACGCTCGTCAGGCCGCCGCGCACGATCTCACTCGTGTACGCCGCCGAGTACATCCCCAGGGCAAGCACCGCCGCCGGAAAGTCCCCCAGCGTGAGCCCCAGCGCGGGCAAGCCGTAGTACACAACGCTGAGGAGCACGATCAGCGGAATGCCGCGCACGACCTCCACGTAGGCGTTGCCGAACGCCCCCAGCACGGGCACCCGGAAGACCCGCGCCACACCCAGGGCCGTGCCCAACACCACCGACACCCCCAGCGCACACAGGCTCACGGCGAGCGTGAGGCCCAGGCCGGAGAGCAGCAGCGCCGGATAGTCACCCGCGAGGATGGTGCGGAAGCCGGTGATGAGGTCGGCCATGCCGGGCCAGTCTAATGTGCGAAAAGAAAAAACCGCCCAGTGGGGGCGGCGGGCAAGTCAAGCGGGGCGCGAGAGGCTTAAACCCAGTTCAGAGCAGCTATTCACTACTCCGATGACCATGCTCCCATAGAAACCGGAAGACGCTCCAGACCAGCGAGGCGAGGCCAATCAACTCCTTCCACGGTGTCACCCGTTTCCGTTGCTTCCTGGCTTTCCTGCGCGGCTTGGGGCGCTTTCTGGTATGCTTATGTTGAGCCATGAGCAGTACCGGGCCGGACACACCCTCTCCACAGGGCGTCCGGCCACTTCCTTTCCTGGTGAGAGGTTCGGTCGTGGGCTGACGTGACGCCCCTGCGTTCCCCGCGTTGTCATGCTGCCCGCCCGTCACTGGGCAAAGCTGAGTTACAGAAAAGGGTCTGGGCGGAATGCTCCGGGTTACAACCCAGGGATGGATAGCCCAGGCCCCCGACAGGGGCGGTGCCGATGCTTCCGTCTGAAGCGAAAGCGCCGCCGTACCGTGGTAAACTGAAAGGGCAATGGCCCCGCGCAGTTCGTACCTGCCGGGACCGTGGCAGACACCTTTCAAGGAGGTGCCGCACATCCAGACTACCACCCATCTCAAGACGTTCCGCTATCGTCTGCGCCCGACCAAAGCGCAGGAATCTGTGTTGCTGGAGCAACTGAGGTTCTGCCGCAACCTGTACAACGCCGCTCTTCAGGAGCGCCGAGACGCCTACCGCAAGGCGGGCGTATCCATCACGGCCTACGACCAGATGAAGGACCTGACCGAAATCAAAGCCGCGCTGCCGGAATACGCCGGGGTCTATTCGCAGGTGCTTCAGGACGTACTCAAGCGGCTGGACAAGGCCTTCAAGGCGTTCTTCCGCCGGGTGAAGGCGGGGCAGACGCCCGGTTATCCCAGGTTCAAGGGTGCAGGTTGGTACGACTCCATTTGCTATCCGCAGTCCGGCTTCAGCGTCTCGGCGAAGACCGCGTTCTTCTCCAAAATCGGTAACCTCCGCATCCGGCTGCACCGCCCGCTGGAAGGCAAGGTCAAGACCGCGACCATCCGTCGGGAATGCGGGGAGTGGTATGTCTCCTATGTCTGCGAGGTGCAAGCCCAGCCCCTTCCGGCTACCGGGTCGGCGGTGGGTGTGGACGTGGGTACCACATGGTTTGCCATCACCTCCGATGGGGAGTTCGTGGAGAACCCCCGCCACTTCCAGCGCGGCATGAAAAAGCTACGGGTGGCTCAGCGCGCGCTCAGTCGCCGCAAGCGCGGCTCCAATCGCCGGAAGAAGGCCAAAGCTGTTGTCGCCAAGTTGCACCGCAAGGTGGCGCGGCAGCGACTCGATTTCCACCACAAGACCGCCACCAAGCTGATTCGGGAAAACGACTTGGTGGCCCACGAAGCCCTGAACGTATCGGGGATGGGGCGAGGCAACCTCGCCCGGTCTATCCACGATGTCGGGTGGGGTCAGTTCTTCTCTCTCCTGTCCCTCAAGGCTGCAAGCGCCGGACGGACCGTCACCACCGTAGACCCCCGCTACACCTCGCAGACATGCCACGAATGCGGCCGTGCCTGCCGGGAGAACCGGATAGGGCAGGCGAAGTTTAGGTGCGTGAACTGTGGTCATACGGCGAACGCCGACCACAACGCGGCCTTGAACATCCTGGCAAGGGCCTTGCCATCAGTCCAGAACGTAGAAGTCATACGTGGACTGAGAAGCCTCGCACTTCAGTGTGTGGAGTAGGTCACTTCTGCACGATCCACTTGTTCAGGAGCTGCTGGTACTCCCCACTCGCCCGCAGCCGGGCCAACGTCCGGTTCGCGGCGGCGGCGAGGTCGCTGCCCTTGGCGAACACCATGCCGTAATCCTCGGCGGTGAGGTCCTGGCCCGCCTTGGCGTACTGGCCCGGCAGCCGCTTTTGCAGGTCGGCGACGGTGGGCGCGTCCCCGATCAGGGCGGCGATGCGGCCCGCGCGCAGGTCGGCGAGTCCGGCCGCAAAGTCGTCGTAGACCTTGATCGTCGCGCCCTTGGGCTTGAGCAGGTCGCCCGCCGCGTACTGCCCGGTCGTGTTCGCCTGCACGCCTATGGTCTTGCCCTTCACGTCGCCCGGCCAGGTGAACTTGCCCGGGTTGCCCCCCCGCACGATGAACACCTGCGCGCTGCGGTAGTACGGGGCACTGAAGGAGACCACCTTGGCGCGCTCCGGCGTGATCGTGATGCCGCTCATCGCCATGTCCACCCGGCCCGACGTGACGGCCTGGGGCATCAGGGCCCCGAAGCCCACCGAGCGGACCTCCAGCCGCACCCCGAGGTCTTTCGCCAGCGCGCGGGCAATGTCGATGTCGAAGCCCTGCACCTCGCCGCCTGGCCCCTTGAACTCGAAGGGCGCGAAGGTCGGGTCGGTGCCCAGCACGAGCACACCTTTTTTCTTCACCTGGGCGACCGTCGCGGCGAGCGACGCGGAGGACAGGACCAGGGCCGACAGCACCAGCAGCGCACGCTTCATGGCACCAGCATAGGCGAGCGTCGCCTAAACTTTTCCGCATGGACTGGCCCCCGCCCGCCGACTTCGTCTATGGGGGAGTGCTGCCGCCGCCAACGGAGTGGAAGAAGCCGGGGTTGGTGATGGTCTTCAACCTGGAGTGCCCGGCCTGCGTGTCCCGCGGCATTCCCTTCCTGCAGCGTCTCCACACCGAGTTTGGCGGCCAGGTGGAGCTGATGGGCCTGCACACCAGCCGGGGCCACCGCCTCCTCTCGCGGGAGGACGTGGAGCCGACGCTGGTGAAGTTTGTCCGGGACTTCGCGCGCCTGCCCTTCCCCGTCGCCCTCGACCTCAGTGGCGACCTCGCCCGCGCGTGGGGGACGGAGGGCACGCCCCACTGGCTGGCCTTCGCGCCGGGCGGCGAGCTGCTGCGGAGCGTGTACGGCAGCCAGGAGAACGCGCAGACCCGCCTCCAGTACCTGCTGGAGGAGCAGGTCGGGGGTGGGCCGGGAGAGGGTTAGTTGGCGTCGGAGGTGGGCTGAGAAGGGAGAAAGATGCCTGTTTTCAGATTGCGGAGCGGGACATTGGTAATGCGGACGAGGAGGGCCGGGATGCGCCCACCGCCGGGATAAGGACTGAGCTGGGCGGGACTGGTGACGAAGCGGAGGTTTGATGGTTGACCGTAGAAAGTGGCTGTTCCGTCAGGACCCACTGGTGCCGCATCAGCCAAATATTGTGCCCACCCCGATCCTCTTTCCGTCACGAGCATGGCGACTTCGCCCAGCTTGAGCCCGGTCTGAATCTTGTGACTTACGGGAACATACGAGGTAATCGTCAATGACGACGCACCATAAGGACCATTCAAGAGACTACGACGGTTGATTCCCCCCACATTTATCGGCTGGCCCTTATCCATCGTCCCCAGAACGACATTGACCAGCGTGGGAAGCAGGGCCGGGTAAAAATCCACTCCATTCACTGGCGCAGCCGCACTTCCCAGTTGAAGGCGTTCGGAACCCAGAGTCAGCAGAGGATTATCGTAGCCCCTGAGTTGAAGTTGAGGAGTGACGGCTTCCCGGATAGCAATGGCAATCGGTGCAGCCGCCTGCACATACCCCTGCCCCCCCTGTTGGAACTCAGGATCAATAGTCAGGCGTGTTCCGCTAGGGTAACGAACGTTCAGCGAGCCGGATGAGAGGACATCCGCAGTCATCCCACTCGCTTCAAGAGCCTTCTTGAGATCGCTCAAGCTGATGAATGCCCCTTTGTAGAGGGCCGGATCATCCTGGACAGCGCAGGCAGTGGTGTCCTCTGCACTACTCGTCTTTGGCAAAGCACCTTTTGCTGCCGACTCTACGATACAAATGGGAACTGTTGGTGGGCGAGAAGATAGGGCAGGCAACACCACCGTCCGCTCCCCCCCACCCCCCGCCAGCGCATACAGCGCGGCACTCAGGGCCAGGGCGGCGACACCAGCGGACAACAGCAATTTGGGCATGAGGTACACCTGGGTCATTCCGGCGGTCACGCGAGTTGGCGGGCCGAGTTCGCGGAGCGCCTGGGCGAGAGCTTCCTGCGGCGGAGCACCGAGCGCGCAGAGATGATCCGCGCGCGTCAGCACGTGTTCTTCCAGCTCGTCCCACAGTTCCTGCTGCCGGGCTTTCGGCAAACCCCACGTCGCGCGGCGCAGATAGGCGGTCAGGGCGGTGGGCGTGCCCGTCCGGGAGGTCACAGGTCAGCCCCCCGCCAGGCGCCACACGGCTCCAGTAAAGGCGCGGAACTCCTCGCGCTTGGCCCGCAGCACCTCGCGGCCCCGGTCGGTCAGGGCGTAGTACTTGCGCGGCTTGCCGTTGCGCCCGACCTCGCCGAATTGGGGGGCGAGCAGTCCCTCCTGTTCCAGGCGGTGGAGGGCCGGGTAGAGGCTCCCCTCCTTAAAATCGAAGTAACCGTCCGTGCGGTTCCGCGCCTCCTGGATAATGGCAAAGCCGTACAGGGGCCGCGCCTCCAGGATGGAGAGCAGGATCAGGTCGAGATTGCCGCGCAGCAGGTCGGGGTTCATAGTCCTCCTGGGTGGACCGTCGGCCGCGCGGCGTCCCGTGCAGTTGCCGGCCCTACAAAGCCTTGACTGTCTACATAGTTCGCCTGAGGAGTGGACTTGTCAAGCCCAGCTTGTCTGGGGAGTGGGTGGTAGGTTGTCACTGTGCGATCCTGGATGCTCGAGGCCCCGCAGATGCACCTTCCCGGGGGTGTCCAGGAGCAATTTCGGGGCGTACTGGAGGAGTTGAATCCCCAGCTTCTCCCGGAATGTCTCCCCCGCTGGGTCTTCCTGGAATGGCTGGCGCGCGGGGGCTGGCTGCTCCACGGCTCGGCCTGCGGCGACCTGACCCTGTTCGAGCCGCGCACGCCGCACGACCTCAGCCCCGATGAGTTCAGTAAACGCACGGGCGTCTTCGCCGCGTCGGACGGCCTGTGGGCGTTGATGTACGCGCTGCGGGACCGCTCTCGCGTCCGGCGGATGCTGAACTCGGCGCTGCAAGTGTGGGAGGGGAACCGCTGGTCGCGGATGCGCTACTTCCTCTCGTTTGCCCCACAGGACCCGGCAGTCACGGACGGGCGCTCACTCCTCGCCCCCGGCTTCGTGTACGTGTTGCCGCCGGACGGCTTCGAACAAATGCCGCCGTACGAGTGGCCGGGCGTGGGGCGGGTGCGCGAACCGCACTGGGTCAATCCGAATCCAGTCAAGCCCCTCTTGTGCGTCCCTGTCTCGCCCGCTGATTTCCCACTGCCCGTGCGGGTTCACGACGCGACGCGGGTGGTCGCCCTCTCGCAAACTGACCCCTGGGGCTTCCCCTGGCTGAGCGAGAATGGGGCGTGACCGACCCGCACCTGCACACTCTCCTCTCCCTGACGGCTGCTGACGCGCTGGGCGCCGCGACCGAGTTCAAGACACCCGAGGCGATTCGCGCCCGCTACGGCCAGACCTTGAGCGACTATCAGCCTGGCAGCGTATTCGGCTTCGCCCCCGGCGAGGCGACCGACGACAGCCAGATGACGGTGGCAACCCTGCTGGGTTACGCGCGGGGTGAGGGGCCAGAGGGCGTGCTGGCAGCCCTGCGCGCCTGGCTAGCAGCCGGGCCACCGGATGTGGGAGGACTGACCCGCGCCGCCCTCGCATCCGGGACCCTTGACGGCGGGGCAAGGGCCTGGGCCGGGAGCGGCTTCCAGAGTGCCGGAAACGGCGGCCTCATGCGGATTGCGGCGGTGTGGATCGCGGGGTTCAGGGGAGAGGCCCTGGCGCGAGAGTCAGCGATTATCACGGCCCTCACGCACGCCGACCCGCGCTGCGTGTACGCGGGCGTCTTTCTGACAGCTCTTCTGGAAGCCCTGCACGCGGGCCAGCCCTACCGGGAGGCGGCGGGGGCGGCCCTGCGCGTGATGGATAGTCTGGACGCCCGGCGCACGCTGCTGGATCAGGGGATTTTCGGACTGACCACAAGGGCGGCTCACGACGCTTTCCAGAAGCAGGAGCGTGAGGCCCGCGCGGCAATTCGCGCCCGCGTCCGCTCCGGGCTGGACGGTCACCTCACCTCTCAGAGCGGCTACGTGCTGGACACGCTGGAGGCTGCCGTCGCCCACGCCCGCGCCGACTCCTGGCTCGCCTGCATAGAACCCGCCGTGCTGGGCGGCGACGACAGCGACACCGTGGCGTGTGTGGTCGGGGCCATCGCCGGAGCGCGGGGATTGGAGATTCCGGCCCACCTCCTCCCGCCGCTGCGGCTGGGACACACCTGGCCGGGCTGGGAACGCGGCTGGGCCTGCACCGAACACTTCCCCGCCGTGGTGGAGGGCGCACGTGACCGAGGCTGAGTTCCTGCACACCGTCCGCCTCAACCCGGTCAACGCGGCGATCCTCGACCGCCTGCCGGAACTGCGGGCACCACAGGCACACCTCGTCGCCGGGGCGCTCTTCCAGACGGTGTGGAACGTGCGGAGTGGCCAGTCCCCGGAAGCCCACATCCGCGACTACGACCTCTTCTACTGGGACGCCGACATGAGCTACGAGGCGGAAGACAGGGTCATTCGCGGCGCCGCCGCCCTCTTCGCCGACCTGGGTGCCCGCATTGAGGTCCGCAACCAGGCCCGCGTCCACCTGTGGTTTCCGCAGAAATTCGGCCTGACCCGCCCACCCCTGCGTTCCGCCCGTGAGGGCATCGACCAATTTCTGGTGGAATGCACCTGTGTCGGCGTGGACGAGCGCGGCACGGTTTATGCCCCCTACGGCCTGGCCGACCTTGCCGCAGGCCACCTGCGCCCCAACCCCCTGAATCACACACCCGGCCTGTACGCGGCGAAAGTGGCCGACTACCGCCAGCGCTGGCCGTGGCTGCGGGAGATGGGGGGCGAGGAGGATAAGTAGCGCCAACTGGCACTTCCCAGCCCTCTGCCTGAACTCTTGGAACCGCTTGAAAACGATGTCGGGAGCAGGGTCCATAGGGCAAGCGTTGCCTGCTACCCCCCACCCAGCCTCCCCCACAAGGGGGAAGGGGCAAAAAGAGCTAAAGCCCTCGCTTCCTAAAACCGTCTACTGTGGACGGCCAACTCCCACTCCTCGGCTTACTCTCGCACCGCCTTCACCACGTCGGCTCGCGCAGCGAGACGGTGGGCCCGTGACTCGTGAACAGCAAGATCAAACATTGCGCGCAGAGAGAAACGGCCACAGACGCGATGGGCCGAGCCCCTTGCCGAGCGCAGCGGAAAGCTCCCCCTGCCCCCTCTGGGGGTAGGGGGCTGGGGGGTGGGGGTAACTCGCAGCAAGATCCCCTGCCCCCTCAAGCAAACCGAACCCGATTCGCATACGCCGCAATCTGCCCCGCCGTCCACAACACTTCCCGGACGTGTTCCAGCAGCAACTCCTCGACCACCCGCCCCTGCACCCGCATCGCCAGATGCTCGGGCTTCAAGGCCCGCACCGCCTGAACTTCCCACTCCGAGAGCCGCGTGAGCCCGGCGTCGTCCGGCGGCGCGGCCATTCCCGTGACCTGCGCGATCCTCGCCCAGAGTGCCCGCTTGCTGCCCGTGAGCCCCGCCACGAGTCCCGCAATGCGCGGCGGAGGCTGCCCGTCGGCCAGCGACAGAGCCGCCCGAATGCTGTAATGCGGCCCGTTCTGCGCCCCTTCGAGCAGCCGGGCAAGGTCCTGCGGCGCAAGAGCCACGGCGCTCACCGCACCAGCCGGAAGGTGTCACCCTCCCGGGTCAGGCGGCCCGACTCCAGCATCCGGCGCGTGACGGCGCGGGCCTGCTCCTCGGAAAGGGGCGAGGAGGCACCCAGGTCCCCCAGGGTGAACTGCCCGCCCTTGCGGTAGGCCAGCCGCAGCACCATACGCTCCTGCACGTCCCCCCGCTCGGCGCTGCCCACCCGCGACCCGAACGCCCGCCACACCAGCCAGGCGACGAGGACGCCGATCAGGAGCGCGACCGGCACCATCCGCAGGGCGAGGTCGGGGTCGGCGACTCGCTCGCCCAGGGCCGCCAGGTTCCGCCGCGCCGCCTCCACCGCCGCCGCACTCGCCCCGCTCGCGGCGAGGTCCTTCACGTCGCCCCGCTCCCGGAGGTAGTGCATCACACCCGCCGTGTCTCCCCGCACGTAAAAGGCGCTGTAGGCGATCAGGGCGGCACTCAGGCCCGCGATCAGGGTGACGGCGGCACGCGGCACATTCATGGGGCCATGCTAGCGGGCCGGGCCGGGGTTGTCGGCGCCCGGGCTCACGGTGAAGTCACGCCCCCCGCCTGTTACCCTGCCCCTCATGGCCCGCCGCGTGAATCCCATCCAGGACCGGGCGCGGCGCGCGGCGCTGGAGAAGGCGGCGTACCTGGCGATCTACGAGCGGGGCTACACGGGCGTGACGCTGGCCGATATTGCCGGGTACGCGGGCGTCAGCAAGGGGACGCTCGCCTACCACTTCGGCAGCCGGGCGGGCCTGCTGGCGGCGGTCATGCGCCGCTTCACCCGCACGATCACGGCGGCGACCCGGCGGGCGCTGCGGCAGGCGACCACCCCCGAGGCCAAGCTCGCCGCCTACGTCGAGAACCAGTTCTACGGGGTGGAGAACACCCGGCGCTTCTACACGGTGTCGCTGGACTTCCTGGCGGCGGCCACCCGTGACCCCGAACTCATGGCCGTGCAGCGCGACTTCCTGCGGGGGACCCTGGCCCTCGACCTCGAACTCGCCCGGCTGGCGGGGGAGGCGGGCGCCGAGGAGCGGGCGCGGCTGCTGCGGGCGCTCGTCGAGGGCCTGAGCGTGCGCTTTCTGGCCGACCCCGAGCCGGATCTGCAGACCTACCGGGCCGAGTGTCTGCGGGGCCTCAGGGCGATTCTGGGGTGGGGCGGCTAGGTGAGGGACAGCCCCTCCAGCGCCGCCGCGATCCGCCGTGCCCCCTCCACCAGCCGGGGACCAGGGCGCCCCAGGCCGCTCTCGGGCACGGGGACGACGGGAATGCCCAGCCCGCGCGCCTCGATCACCTCGGGCCGGAGCTTCTTGGCCCCGCACCATGAGCAGACGATCAGGTCGGGTTGCGCGGCCTGAACTTCCTCCAGGGTGAGGGGGGAACTGCGGCCCGGACGTTCCCCCAGGGCGTTCACCGCGCCC is drawn from Deinococcus aerius and contains these coding sequences:
- a CDS encoding TetR family transcriptional regulator C-terminal domain-containing protein, with translation MARRVNPIQDRARRAALEKAAYLAIYERGYTGVTLADIAGYAGVSKGTLAYHFGSRAGLLAAVMRRFTRTITAATRRALRQATTPEAKLAAYVENQFYGVENTRRFYTVSLDFLAAATRDPELMAVQRDFLRGTLALDLELARLAGEAGAEERARLLRALVEGLSVRFLADPEPDLQTYRAECLRGLRAILGWGG